The Thermocrinis albus DSM 14484 genome segment CTGGATACGGAACATCTCAGACTGCACCCCCGTATAGGAGCCCAACACCACTCCTTGATGCACCACTACGCCGCTTATAGGTGCTCTCACCACAAGCATGTCGTTGGACACCTCTCCCATAGATGCCAACGCTCTCTGCAGAGCTTTTACCTCACCTAAGGCCCTTTCGTACTCCACCTTTGCGGCAAAGTACCTGGCATAAGGAATGACTTCCTCTCTGTACAACATCTCCTCCCTCTTGAGGGTGTCCTGTGCTGTGCGCAGGCGCACTTGAGCCATCCTCAGCTGAGCCAAGAGGTCTGCCACACGCTGGGAGTATATGTAGGCAAGCACCTGTCCCTTTTTGACTTTGTCACCTTCCTTCACCAGCAGCTTTCTAACCACTCCTTCCGCAGGAGAGAAAACCTGTGCCACTGTAGGAGTGTATTCCGACACACGAGCCGGTGCGTTTATATACACGTCCTCCTCTGTTATCTTCACCACCTGGGTTGTTATACCCAACTGTTTCTCTACGGAAGGGTCTACCTTTATCACCTGCGCCAAGACTATCACAGGTAGCAGCAACAACCAAAACATTTCACATTCCTCCTATAGATGTTATCTTGGCCACTTCTCTATGAAGAGCAAGGAAAAGATCCAGTCTCTGCTTTTTTGTCTGGAGATATCTTCTTTTGGCGTCCGATAGTTCCAGAAGGGTTATCACCTTGAGACGGTAACTTTTGAGGGCCAGGGCTAACTCCTCCTCAGCTACAGGTAGGTCTTTCTTCTCTATGTTGTCTATCTGTTTCAGATAGCTTTCGTAGAGGATACGAGATGCGTTGTACTCCTGTTCTATTCTCCGTAATATCAGCTCTTTCTCTCTTCGGAGGGCTTCTTCTCTCGCTTGTAGCTGCAGAAGTTCACCTTCACGTCTGTAGAAAACGGGTAGTGGGGAAGACACACCTACCCTGTAACCGTAGGTGGTGTCACCCACCTTCTCTCCCACCACCTCTAAGCTCCATATAGGCTTTGCTAGTCTCATCTCTAGATTCCTCTGAGCCTTCACAGCTTCCAGTAAGGCGTCGTACTCTGCAACTACCGGCACACGGTTGATGTCCAGGGAAGGGAAACGGGCGGTTTGGAAAAGATCTCCCTCCACATCCTTTACCTCTACACCCACATAGTGGGAAAGAATCTGTAGAGAAGAGAGGTACTCGGAGCGTGCCATCTGGAGTTCTCTCTGTGACTGGAGAAGTTCTCTCTCTGCCCTAAAAAATTCCAGTTTAGTAGTCTCACCAAGCTCATACAGTCTCTTTACAAAGTTGTATATATCTTGAGAGATCTTAAGGGATTCTTCTGCCAGTTTTACCATCTCCTTTCGGTAGAGAGCTTCGTAAAAGAGGGCCATCACCTCACCGGTAAGTCTGTTTCTCTCCGCCTGAAGCCTGTAATCAAGGGCTACGTTCTGGTACTGGGCCACCTTCCGGAAGTAATCCCTCAGATCTAGCGCTAAAGGTTGACTGTAACTGAAACTGTACACGGGAGCTTTGCTAAATCTTTCTTTGGAACTACCAAAATTTCCCAACAGGATCCCTACGCTGGGGTTCAGGAAAGATCTGTATAACTCACTTCTTCCTCTTATAGCTATCCTTTCCGCTTCCAAAGCTCTTATGGAAGGATAGTTATCCAGGGTCATCTTTATGGCGGTGGAAAGGTCTATAGCATAAGCTTGCAAGGCCAGAAAGAAGCCCAGAAAGATGGGTAAAAGCCTCTTCATGAGAATAATTATTATATGCCAATCTTCTTAAGAAGTTCCTTTAGCTGGGGTGGAAGGGACGAGAGTTTACCGTTTCGTACTATCGCGTGCCTGGTTCTTCCTTCGGCTCTAAGATCGTCCTCCACGTAAAGGGTGTAGTGGAAGGAGAAGAAGTACCTGTCCAGCTGAACCAGTTGGGTGTGTATCTGGACCTCTTCGTCATAGAGAAGGGGTCTACGAAAGGAACAGTAGGCTTCCAGAAGGACCACCTCATATCCTAGGTCCCTCAGCTGGGAGTAGGGTAGACCCATTTTTCGGAGAAACTCTCCCCTTGCCTCCTCAAAGTACCTGAAGTAGTTGGAGTGATGCACCACCCCCTGAGCGTCTGTCTCGTAAAACTGAACTCTACGCCTGTAGACAAACATTCCTCTAAGTAAAGTTTAAGGGAATCTGCCCTCTAGGATCTCTTGAAACTTCTCCACTATCCTGAAGGCGTCCTTGAGATGGTTTCTCTCCCATTTACTGAGGGAAGAGGGGTTTATGTAGTTGTCGGCTCTCTTTCCTTCCCTCAGCTTCAGTGCCTGAGATCTGAGGCGGAGGCTGTTCATAAAACGGTAGGCCTCCAGTAGATCTGTGGCCAACTCCCTACTGAGGGCTCCCCTATCTTCCAGTTGTCTGATTCTACTGTAGGTGTTCTGTTCTCTCACATCGTGGAGAAGGCTGAGCACTCTCACCCCCTGCACCACAGGAAATATGCCACCCTTCTTTA includes the following:
- a CDS encoding efflux RND transporter periplasmic adaptor subunit, producing MFWLLLLPVIVLAQVIKVDPSVEKQLGITTQVVKITEEDVYINAPARVSEYTPTVAQVFSPAEGVVRKLLVKEGDKVKKGQVLAYIYSQRVADLLAQLRMAQVRLRTAQDTLKREEMLYREEVIPYARYFAAKVEYERALGEVKALQRALASMGEVSNDMLVVRAPISGVVVHQGVVLGSYTGVQSEMFRIQSQEKLWAYLYLPPYQVDKVKVGQKGFLLWSGKKIWGTVDYVSRVVDTNTKTVPVRLLLDNREGLLRPGIMTEGGLLMGKVKGVWLPASAVQKVNKMDVVFVKTSKGFEVYPVKKIMESKDKVLVEGLREGMQVAVSGVIFLKTRAEQ
- a CDS encoding TolC family protein, translated to MKRLLPIFLGFFLALQAYAIDLSTAIKMTLDNYPSIRALEAERIAIRGRSELYRSFLNPSVGILLGNFGSSKERFSKAPVYSFSYSQPLALDLRDYFRKVAQYQNVALDYRLQAERNRLTGEVMALFYEALYRKEMVKLAEESLKISQDIYNFVKRLYELGETTKLEFFRAERELLQSQRELQMARSEYLSSLQILSHYVGVEVKDVEGDLFQTARFPSLDINRVPVVAEYDALLEAVKAQRNLEMRLAKPIWSLEVVGEKVGDTTYGYRVGVSSPLPVFYRREGELLQLQAREEALRREKELILRRIEQEYNASRILYESYLKQIDNIEKKDLPVAEEELALALKSYRLKVITLLELSDAKRRYLQTKKQRLDLFLALHREVAKITSIGGM
- a CDS encoding acyl-CoA thioesterase, translated to MFVYRRRVQFYETDAQGVVHHSNYFRYFEEARGEFLRKMGLPYSQLRDLGYEVVLLEAYCSFRRPLLYDEEVQIHTQLVQLDRYFFSFHYTLYVEDDLRAEGRTRHAIVRNGKLSSLPPQLKELLKKIGI